The genomic interval AGTGAATATGACACAAATATTGATTCCACATCTGAGCTTCCTTTGTCCACCTTAGATCCCAATGGAATAAACTTTTCAAACTTTTCATCTCGCTTGTTTATCCAATCGTGGTTTTTGTCTGGATCAATCTCTGCCCATCCAATATTTCTGATATCCCCAAATTGCTGAATGATTAACAATTTCTCTTCTCGTGATAAATAATCGCCGATGTCGTGATAAAAGATTTTACCAGGCGATTTGTGCTGTTTGTTTTTTATAAAGAGCGTTATTGCAATTTGCGCGCGGCTTCCAGAACCAAATATCTTTCCACCCTCTTTCCTTGAAAGCTCGCCAGATGTTCTTTGATTGCCTCGCAGGTTGAAGCAGTAGATGCGACTGAATTCGTCGTGTATGGTTTTTCTTAACCCACTCATTGTTTTGGTATCAATAAACCCCGCATTACTAACAAAACAAATTATGCCCTTATCTTTTATTCGATCACTCGCCCATCTTATTGCTCGAATATATGAGTCATACAAGCTATTAATGTTTGCTGATTGCGCGTTGGCCGCGTAGGTATTGGCTATTCGCTGGTCCAACCCTGGATATTTGAGATTCTGGTTGTTATCGTTTTGGCTGGTTTGCCCTGCGGAATATGGCGGGTTCCCCACAATGACGCGAATGTCCCGGCGGTTTTGTTTGTCCGCCCGTTCGCTGTTCACCTGGAAATTGGGGTCTTCAAACGCCCCCTTCCCTTCCGACAGCTGGAACGTGTCGGTCAGTACAATCCCCTCAAACGGCTCGTATTCCGCCTTTGCCCGCCCATGATAGGCTTCTTCAATGTTTATGGCCGCGATGTAATAAGCCAACAGAATAATTTCGTTGGCGTGCAACTCCTCCCGGTATTTCCGCACCAAATCCTTTTCGTTGATAAGCCCACTTTGCAAAAGCCGAACTATAAACGTCCCCGTCCCGGTAAACGGGTCAAGCACATGAACATCTTTGTCCGACAACCCCACCCCAAATTCTCCGCGGAGCGCCGCGTCCGCGCTTTTCAAAATAAAATCGACCACTTCCACCGGTGTGTAAACAATTCCCAACCTTTCTGCCATTCGGGGGAACGCCGTTTTGAAAAACTTGTCATAAAGCTCAATGATGATCTTTTGCTTCCCCTCTACGTTGTCGATCCCCCGCACGCGTTCTTTCACACTTTCGTAAAACTTTTCCAATTTCTCTGTTTCTTTCTCTAGGCTTTGCCCCTCTAAAAGGTCCAGCATTTTCTGCATGGTCTTTGAAACCGGGTTCCGTTTCGTAAACTCATATCCCTCAAAAAGCGCGTCAAACACGGGCTTTGTGATGATGTGCTGGGACAACATTTCGATGGCGTCGTTTTCACTAATGCTCGGGTTTAGGGTTTTCCGCAATCCATTTAAAAAGGTTTCAAACTTTTTCCGGTGGACAGAGTTCGCCGTTTCCACCAAGGCCTTAATGCGCGTGGTGTTCCGGTCCGCAATTTTGGCCACATCCTGCGCCCAACTTTCCCAATACCGCCGGTTCCCGCACTTCACCACAATCTTTGCAAAGATGGCATCCCGCCATTCTTCCAGGTGGGGAAAGTTAAAAACAGTCTGGACAGCACTACCCGACCCCTTTTCCCCTTCCTTATTTTCTCCCACCCCAATGATTTGTATTTGCCCCGGCCGCTGTTTGTTAATGTCAATCTGGTTGATCATCGCGTTAAAGCGGTCATCGTGCGCCCGCAACGCTTGCAACACCTGCCATACCACCTTGTATTTTTGATTGTTCGCCAAGGCCTCTTCTGGGCTCACATCCGCCGGTACACCAACCGGCAGGATGATGTACCCGTATTGCTTCCCTTCCACCTTACGCATCACCCGCCCCACGGACTGCACAACATCCACAACGGAGTTCCTGGGGTTCAAAAACATCACCGCGTCCAACGCCGGAACGTTTACGCCTTCCGACAAACACCGCGCATTGCTCAAAATCCGGCAAACATTCCCATTCTTTGTCGTGTCTTCTTTCAGCCATTGCAACCGCTTGTTTCGGATCAACGCGTTGTGCGTCCCATCCACGTGATCCACTTCGCACCTCAAATATTTCCCTTCCTCCGCCTCTTCAGAACCCGCCGCCCTCTCCCCCACGTAATTCCTCACAATCCCTTCAAAAAGCTCCGTTATCTTTTTCGACTCCTTAATCGACCGATTAAACGCCACCGCACGGCGCATCGGCGTTTGGTCCATCACCCCCGCCCCATCCCCGTCCACCGGAAGGATCTTCTTCTGTAACCCGTTATAACAGCCGACAATTTTAATCACATCATCCAAATTCAATTCTTTATTTCTGTCCGCAATCTGGCTCTGGAACGCCTTCGACACATGCTTTTCATCCACCGCCAACACCATCACCTTGTAATCCGACAACAACCCTCGCCGCACCGCTTCCGAAAAGTCGAGCCGATACAGCTCTTCCCCATATACCGATGGATCATCCATGGAATAAAGGTCAATATCCGCATCTTTGGCTTTCCCTTTTGAGACGTCGTCATAAATTCGTGGCGTCGCCGTCATGTACAGCCGCTTTTTCGCCTTAATGAAATCCGGCTTGTGTACCAACACAAAAGCCGACGCCCCCGCCTTGTCGTATTCCGTTCGTTCTATCCCCGTCGTTCGATGGGCTTCGTCGCAAATCACCAAATCAAAAACCGGTGTCCCAAACTCTTGTGACTCCTGAACCACCGCAATGGACTGGTAGGTGGAAAAAATAACCGTGACGTTTTTCTTCCGTATTTTCCGCAGGGCTTCGATCTGATGCCCCAACAGTTTCGGATTCGTGTGCGCCGGGAACGCAAGGTCGTGGGTGGAAATGTCCTCTTCCTC from Elusimicrobiota bacterium carries:
- a CDS encoding DEAD/DEAH box helicase; amino-acid sequence: MTKSINDILQQFREEARNNRDLGDRFERLMVGFLKKDPVYSDLFSAVWLWGEWPERGNKPDVGIDIVAQERGSGDVWAIQCKFFDPAHTLQKADIDSFFTASGKDPFKKRLIISTTDNWSKHAEDACKNQQIPVSRLRVQDLDESPVDWAAVRPDRPTEIKFKDKKHLRPHQKEAHDKVIAGLKAADRGKLIMACGTGKTFTSLRIAETMAPAGGCVLFLVPSISLISQSVAEWAAEAEAKFSFFAVCSDPKAGQSGEEEDISTHDLAFPAHTNPKLLGHQIEALRKIRKKNVTVIFSTYQSIAVVQESQEFGTPVFDLVICDEAHRTTGIERTEYDKAGASAFVLVHKPDFIKAKKRLYMTATPRIYDDVSKGKAKDADIDLYSMDDPSVYGEELYRLDFSEAVRRGLLSDYKVMVLAVDEKHVSKAFQSQIADRNKELNLDDVIKIVGCYNGLQKKILPVDGDGAGVMDQTPMRRAVAFNRSIKESKKITELFEGIVRNYVGERAAGSEEAEEGKYLRCEVDHVDGTHNALIRNKRLQWLKEDTTKNGNVCRILSNARCLSEGVNVPALDAVMFLNPRNSVVDVVQSVGRVMRKVEGKQYGYIILPVGVPADVSPEEALANNQKYKVVWQVLQALRAHDDRFNAMINQIDINKQRPGQIQIIGVGENKEGEKGSGSAVQTVFNFPHLEEWRDAIFAKIVVKCGNRRYWESWAQDVAKIADRNTTRIKALVETANSVHRKKFETFLNGLRKTLNPSISENDAIEMLSQHIITKPVFDALFEGYEFTKRNPVSKTMQKMLDLLEGQSLEKETEKLEKFYESVKERVRGIDNVEGKQKIIIELYDKFFKTAFPRMAERLGIVYTPVEVVDFILKSADAALRGEFGVGLSDKDVHVLDPFTGTGTFIVRLLQSGLINEKDLVRKYREELHANEIILLAYYIAAINIEEAYHGRAKAEYEPFEGIVLTDTFQLSEGKGAFEDPNFQVNSERADKQNRRDIRVIVGNPPYSAGQTSQNDNNQNLKYPGLDQRIANTYAANAQSANINSLYDSYIRAIRWASDRIKDKGIICFVSNAGFIDTKTMSGLRKTIHDEFSRIYCFNLRGNQRTSGELSRKEGGKIFGSGSRAQIAITLFIKNKQHKSPGKIFYHDIGDYLSREEKLLIIQQFGDIRNIGWAEIDPDKNHDWINKRDEKFEKFIPLGSKVDKGSSDVESIFVSYSLGTQTNRDAWNYNYSQNRVAKNISHMIDVYNQQVEVLNKSQKHNPRIKIFDVITNDSKKIKWSSSLLGDCQRGVHIKFNNSAVRPAAYRPFTKQQIYSASDLIHRPGKMPMFFPDAEKRNFAICVTGVGATKDFSALIVDIIPDLEIISKSQCFPLYFYHTKREKSGELNFGQEEKTINVSDFALKQFRLKYEDNKVQKEDVFYFVYGLLHSPEYKKRFKADLAKTLPRIPFAKDFWAFSKAGRKLAELHLGYENIEPYPVKVANKELALDSARLYEVQKMRFGKNASGEDKTVIQFNSHITITGIPLEAYEYVVNGKSAIEWVMERYQVSQDPESGIVNDPNDWAREHEDPQYILNLLKRVVTVSVETMKIVKALPPLDERT